The following are from one region of the Cloacibacterium sp. TD35 genome:
- the infC gene encoding translation initiation factor IF-3, which produces MRRPVQEDLHQINEKIRAKEVRLVGDNVEPGVYPLARAIAIAQEQDLDLVVISDKAEPYICRVLEYKKFLYEQKKKQKELKAKQVKVVVKEIRFGPQTDDHDFEFKKKHAEKFLEEGSKLKTYVFFKGRSIIFKDQGEILLLRLAQELEHVGKVDQMPKLEGKRMIMMMSPKKAAK; this is translated from the coding sequence ATGCGTCGCCCTGTACAAGAAGACTTACATCAAATTAACGAAAAAATCCGTGCAAAGGAAGTTCGTTTAGTAGGAGATAATGTAGAACCAGGAGTGTATCCTTTAGCAAGAGCTATTGCAATTGCTCAGGAACAAGATCTTGATTTAGTCGTTATTTCAGATAAAGCAGAACCTTATATCTGTAGAGTTCTTGAATACAAAAAATTTCTTTACGAACAAAAGAAAAAACAAAAGGAACTCAAGGCTAAGCAAGTAAAAGTTGTAGTTAAAGAAATCAGATTCGGACCTCAAACAGACGATCATGATTTCGAGTTCAAGAAAAAACATGCCGAGAAATTTTTAGAAGAAGGCTCTAAATTGAAAACGTATGTTTTCTTCAAAGGACGTTCTATTATCTTCAAAGATCAAGGTGAAATCTTACTTCTAAGACTCGCTCAAGAGCTAGAACACGTAGGAAAAGTAGACCAAATGCCTAAACTGGAAGGTAAGAGAATGATTATGATGATGAGCCCTAAAAAAGCGGCTAAATAA
- the rpmI gene encoding 50S ribosomal protein L35, producing the protein MPKLKTKSGAKKRFALTGTGKIKRKNAYKSHILTKKETKQKRNLTQTSYVATVDEKSVLRQLAIK; encoded by the coding sequence ATGCCAAAATTAAAAACGAAATCAGGTGCTAAAAAGCGTTTTGCTCTTACTGGTACAGGTAAGATCAAAAGAAAAAATGCTTACAAAAGCCACATCTTAACTAAAAAAGAAACGAAGCAAAAGAGAAATCTTACGCAAACTTCTTACGTTGCTACTGTGGATGAGAAAAGCGTTCTTCGCCAATTAGCAATTAAGTAG
- the rplT gene encoding 50S ribosomal protein L20 encodes MPRSVNAVASRARRKKVLKQAKGFFGRRKNVWTVAKNAVEKAMQYAYRGRKEKKRSFRGLWITRINAGTREHGMSYSQFMGALKKNNIELNRKVLADLAMNHPEAFKAVVDQVK; translated from the coding sequence ATGCCAAGATCAGTAAACGCTGTAGCGTCTAGAGCGCGCAGAAAAAAAGTTTTAAAGCAGGCTAAAGGTTTTTTCGGTAGAAGAAAAAATGTTTGGACTGTAGCTAAAAATGCCGTAGAAAAAGCAATGCAATATGCTTACCGCGGTAGAAAAGAGAAGAAAAGAAGCTTCAGAGGCCTTTGGATTACCAGAATTAACGCTGGAACTAGAGAGCACGGAATGTCTTACTCTCAATTTATGGGAGCTCTTAAAAAGAACAACATCGAGCTAAACAGAAAAGTTCTTGCAGACCTTGCAATGAATCATCCAGAAGCTTTCAAAGCTGTTGTAGATCAAGTAAAATAA
- a CDS encoding anthranilate synthase component I family protein: protein MQNSKLRIKTTSKSLMGDLHTAMGIYLKLRDKFRDTILLESADHNVNNNSFSYIAINAIAGVEIKNLQEMEVKFPLTAPEKYQIPENFNITEYLENFSKSFDCEKVKKPVEKMAQGLFGYTSFDAVQFFETIQFKPQSKEVEIPILRYRFYQYVIAINHFNDEMFLIENKIDGLKSDISEIESIIQNKDVALYPFEKIDEETSNLSDEEYRDLVELAKKHCFRGDVFQLVLSRRFEQKFRGDEFNVYRALRNINPSPYLFFFDYGDYKLMGSSPESQLIIQNHKAVIHPIAGTFRRTGDTEKDLQLAETLKKDPKENAEHTMLVDLARNDLSKLGKNVTVSKLKEIQLFSHVIHMVSEVTAELDEKTNPYEMIATTFPQGTLSGAPKYKALELIDAYEKTSRGYYGGCIGFVGFDGSCNQAIMIRTFLSKNNTLFYQAGAGIVAKSSAENELQEVNNKLNALKMAVKKAEKL from the coding sequence ATGCAAAACTCAAAACTTAGAATCAAAACCACCTCTAAATCATTGATGGGAGACCTTCATACAGCGATGGGAATTTATCTGAAACTCAGAGATAAATTCAGAGATACCATTCTACTGGAAAGTGCCGACCACAATGTAAATAACAACAGTTTTTCTTACATCGCTATCAATGCAATTGCAGGAGTAGAAATTAAAAATCTACAGGAAATGGAAGTGAAATTTCCATTAACCGCTCCAGAAAAATATCAAATTCCAGAAAATTTCAATATCACTGAATATTTAGAAAATTTTTCCAAAAGTTTTGATTGCGAAAAGGTAAAAAAACCAGTTGAAAAAATGGCTCAAGGTTTATTTGGTTACACCAGTTTTGATGCCGTTCAGTTTTTTGAAACCATCCAATTCAAACCTCAAAGCAAGGAAGTAGAAATCCCTATTTTACGTTACAGATTTTATCAATATGTGATTGCTATTAATCATTTTAATGATGAAATGTTCCTCATCGAAAATAAAATTGATGGTTTAAAATCTGATATTTCAGAAATTGAGAGTATCATTCAAAATAAAGACGTTGCACTCTACCCTTTCGAAAAAATAGACGAAGAAACCTCTAATTTAAGTGATGAAGAATACAGAGATTTGGTAGAATTAGCAAAGAAACACTGTTTCCGTGGAGATGTTTTCCAATTGGTTTTAAGCAGAAGATTTGAGCAAAAATTTAGAGGAGATGAGTTCAATGTTTACAGAGCATTGAGAAATATCAATCCTTCTCCCTACCTATTTTTCTTTGATTATGGCGATTATAAATTAATGGGCTCAAGTCCAGAAAGCCAGTTGATTATTCAAAATCATAAAGCCGTAATTCACCCTATTGCAGGAACTTTTCGCAGAACTGGCGACACCGAAAAAGATTTACAACTGGCCGAAACATTGAAAAAAGATCCAAAAGAAAACGCAGAGCACACCATGTTGGTAGATTTAGCCAGAAATGATTTAAGCAAATTAGGGAAAAACGTAACGGTGTCTAAACTGAAAGAAATTCAATTATTTTCACACGTAATTCACATGGTTTCAGAAGTCACTGCAGAATTAGACGAAAAAACCAATCCTTATGAAATGATTGCGACTACTTTTCCGCAAGGAACATTGAGTGGCGCTCCAAAATATAAAGCTCTTGAACTCATCGATGCTTATGAAAAAACTTCCCGCGGTTATTATGGAGGTTGTATTGGCTTTGTAGGCTTTGACGGAAGCTGCAACCAAGCCATAATGATTAGAACATTTTTAAGTAAAAATAATACGCTTTTCTATCAAGCTGGTGCTGGAATTGTAGCCAAATCTTCCGCAGAAAATGAGTTGCAAGAAGTAAATAACAAACTAAACGCCTTGAAAATGGCAGTTAAAAAAGCAGAAAAATTATGA
- a CDS encoding anthranilate synthase component II: protein MRVLVFDNYDSFTYNLVQIVEQILGEKVEVYRNDEILLEDINKYDKIILSPGPGIPEEAGILLDVIKKYAPTKSIFGVCLGQQAIAEAFGGSLINLSEIYHGVATEAKQIKPHKILENLPEVLEVGRYHSWAVNPDDFPEELVITSVDDSGMIMSLKHKEYDVHAVQYHPESILTPKGREILINFLKN, encoded by the coding sequence ATGAGAGTTTTAGTTTTCGATAATTATGATAGTTTCACCTACAATCTCGTTCAAATTGTAGAGCAGATTTTAGGCGAAAAAGTAGAGGTGTATAGAAATGACGAAATTCTTTTAGAAGACATCAATAAATATGATAAAATCATTCTTTCTCCAGGTCCAGGAATTCCAGAAGAAGCAGGTATTTTATTAGACGTGATTAAAAAATATGCACCTACTAAATCAATTTTTGGGGTTTGTCTTGGTCAACAAGCGATTGCCGAAGCTTTTGGCGGAAGTCTCATTAATCTTTCGGAAATCTATCACGGTGTTGCAACCGAAGCGAAACAAATAAAACCACACAAAATTCTAGAAAATTTACCCGAAGTTTTAGAAGTAGGTCGTTATCATTCTTGGGCTGTAAATCCTGACGATTTCCCAGAGGAATTAGTAATTACCTCTGTAGATGATTCTGGAATGATTATGAGCCTAAAACACAAAGAATACGACGTTCACGCTGTTCAATATCATCCTGAAAGTATTTTAACTCCAAAAGGAAGAGAAATTTTAATCAATTTTTTGAAAAATTAA
- the trpD gene encoding anthranilate phosphoribosyltransferase — translation MKQILQYLFNHQTLTKAEAKAIMIEIAQNKFNETEVSAFITVFMMRSITLEEMQGFREALLQLAKPIDLGTDDLVDIVGTGGDGKNTFNISTLASFIVAGTGQKVAKQGNYGASTISGASNVLEELGYQFKDNQEDLKKDLEKANICFLHAPLFHPALKTVAPLRKGLGLRTFFNLLGPLVNPAKPKFSMIGVYSLEIARLYQYILQKNNEDFMLVHALDGYDEISLTGDSKIFNKNGEEIFSAEELGFKNIEAETIFGGDTKEAAAQIFKNVLEGNGTYEQNAVVLANAAKALQNTGKYENYEISLAAAKESLESGKALECLNKLITI, via the coding sequence ATGAAACAAATTTTACAATACCTTTTCAATCATCAAACATTGACCAAAGCCGAAGCAAAGGCTATTATGATTGAAATTGCACAAAATAAATTCAATGAAACAGAAGTTTCGGCATTTATCACTGTTTTTATGATGCGAAGCATTACGCTCGAAGAAATGCAAGGCTTCCGCGAAGCTTTGTTGCAGTTGGCAAAACCTATTGATTTAGGAACAGATGATTTAGTGGACATTGTAGGAACTGGTGGCGATGGAAAAAACACCTTCAATATTTCAACTTTGGCAAGTTTTATTGTGGCTGGAACCGGACAAAAAGTAGCCAAACAAGGGAATTATGGTGCTTCTACTATTTCTGGAGCTTCTAACGTTTTAGAAGAATTAGGTTATCAGTTCAAAGATAATCAGGAAGATTTAAAGAAAGATTTAGAAAAAGCTAACATTTGTTTTCTTCACGCTCCGCTTTTTCACCCCGCTTTAAAAACAGTGGCTCCTCTAAGAAAAGGACTGGGCTTGAGAACATTTTTTAATCTTTTAGGTCCATTGGTAAATCCTGCGAAACCGAAATTTTCTATGATTGGCGTTTACAGTTTAGAAATCGCAAGATTGTATCAATATATTTTGCAAAAAAACAATGAAGATTTCATGTTGGTTCATGCTTTAGACGGTTATGACGAGATTTCTTTGACAGGAGACAGTAAAATTTTCAACAAAAACGGTGAAGAAATTTTTTCTGCTGAAGAATTAGGATTTAAAAATATAGAAGCAGAAACCATTTTTGGCGGTGATACTAAAGAAGCAGCAGCACAAATTTTCAAAAATGTCTTGGAAGGAAATGGAACTTACGAACAAAATGCTGTAGTTCTTGCCAACGCAGCAAAAGCACTTCAAAACACAGGAAAATATGAAAACTACGAGATAAGCTTAGCAGCTGCCAAAGAGAGTTTAGAAAGTGGAAAAGCGCTAGAATGTTTAAATAAACTTATTACAATTTAA
- the trpC gene encoding indole-3-glycerol phosphate synthase TrpC, with amino-acid sequence MNILDKIVARKKEEIAFSKSKISVEELKNSEFFSRNTFSLRESVKARNGIIAEFKRQSPSKGIINNQFSPIEIVTKYEEFGASGISILTDKDFFGGNFEDILSVRNSVNIPILRKDFMVDEYQFYEAKSIGADVILLIAACLSPTQVQEFTALAHELNLEVLLEIHTEEELEHFNPNIDLVGINNRNLKDFKVDLQHSVNLKNLLPKGTLSVAESGIYNVEDFKFLKEKGFDAFLMGEYFMKTENPGKTFEEFSKLI; translated from the coding sequence ATGAATATTTTAGATAAAATAGTAGCCAGAAAAAAGGAAGAAATTGCTTTCTCTAAAAGTAAAATTTCTGTTGAAGAACTGAAAAATTCTGAATTTTTCAGTAGAAATACTTTTTCATTGAGAGAATCTGTAAAAGCCAGAAACGGAATTATTGCTGAATTCAAGAGACAATCGCCAAGTAAAGGAATCATCAACAATCAATTTTCGCCAATAGAAATCGTAACGAAATATGAAGAATTTGGCGCAAGTGGAATCTCAATTTTGACGGATAAAGACTTTTTTGGAGGCAATTTTGAAGATATTTTGAGTGTGAGAAATTCTGTAAACATCCCGATTTTAAGGAAAGATTTTATGGTAGATGAATATCAATTCTACGAAGCAAAATCTATTGGTGCAGATGTGATTTTACTCATTGCAGCTTGTCTTTCGCCAACTCAAGTTCAAGAATTTACGGCTTTAGCACACGAATTGAATTTGGAAGTTTTACTGGAAATTCACACCGAAGAAGAATTAGAACACTTCAATCCAAATATTGATTTGGTGGGCATTAACAATCGAAATTTAAAAGATTTCAAAGTAGATTTACAACATTCTGTCAATCTGAAAAATTTGCTTCCAAAAGGAACTTTATCTGTTGCAGAAAGTGGCATTTACAATGTGGAAGATTTTAAATTTTTGAAAGAAAAAGGATTTGACGCTTTCTTGATGGGAGAATATTTCATGAAAACCGAAAATCCTGGAAAAACGTTTGAAGAATTTTCTAAACTTATTTAA
- a CDS encoding phosphoribosylanthranilate isomerase — protein sequence MKPTENLKLKVCGLTQLAQIQELISLNTDFLGFIFYEKSPRFVLNHLSLEEISEINHQGKVGVFVNESIEKIAKITEKTNLNFIQLHGDEDENFIIELKKSVKKEVKLIKVFRVGETFNFKFSILNSLVDYFLFDTDSKAFGGTGKSFDWQILNEIEIPKPYFLSGGISPENLENIKILNQKPLVLDINSKFETEPGSKDLEKIKTFKSLLK from the coding sequence ATGAAGCCAACAGAAAATTTGAAATTAAAAGTTTGCGGTTTAACACAACTTGCTCAAATTCAAGAATTAATTTCTTTGAACACCGATTTTTTAGGCTTCATATTTTATGAGAAATCTCCGAGATTTGTTTTAAATCATCTAAGCTTAGAAGAGATTTCAGAAATTAATCATCAAGGAAAAGTAGGTGTTTTTGTGAATGAATCGATTGAAAAAATTGCAAAAATCACAGAAAAAACCAATTTGAATTTCATACAATTACATGGTGATGAAGATGAAAACTTTATCATAGAATTAAAAAAAAGCGTAAAGAAAGAAGTAAAACTCATCAAAGTTTTCAGAGTTGGAGAAACTTTCAATTTTAAATTTTCAATTTTAAATTCTTTGGTAGATTATTTCCTTTTCGACACAGACAGCAAAGCTTTCGGCGGAACAGGAAAAAGTTTTGATTGGCAAATTCTCAACGAAATAGAAATTCCAAAACCCTATTTTTTAAGCGGCGGAATTTCACCTGAGAACTTAGAAAATATAAAAATTTTAAATCAAAAACCTTTAGTTTTAGACATCAACTCAAAATTTGAGACAGAACCAGGAAGTAAAGACCTAGAAAAAATAAAAACATTTAAATCATTACTGAAATGA
- the trpB gene encoding tryptophan synthase subunit beta, giving the protein MTTYRNPDENGYYGEFGGAFVPEMLYPNVEELQQNYIKIIESEEFKKELNDLLKDYVGRATPLYLAKNLSEKYGTNVYLKREDLNHTGAHKINNALGQVLLAKKLGKKRIIAETGAGQHGVATATACALMNLECIVYMGEVDIARQAPNVARMKMLGAKVVPATSGSKTLKDAVNEALRDWINNATTTHYIIGSVVGPHPFPDLVARFQSVISEEIKWQLKEKIGRENPDYVIACVGGGSNAAGTFYHFVDEPSVKIIAAEAGGFGVSSGKSAATTFLGTTGVLHGSKSIVMQTNDGQVIEPHSISAGLDYPGIGPFHANLFKNNRAEFFSINDDEALESAFELTRLEGIIPALESSHALHVLKKKNFQKDDVVVICLSGRGDKDMETYLKKLETENL; this is encoded by the coding sequence ATGACAACATATAGAAACCCCGATGAAAACGGATATTACGGAGAATTTGGAGGCGCATTTGTTCCAGAAATGCTCTATCCAAACGTGGAAGAACTTCAACAAAATTATATAAAAATTATAGAATCTGAAGAGTTTAAAAAAGAACTCAACGATTTATTGAAAGATTACGTTGGCAGAGCTACTCCACTTTATTTAGCAAAAAATTTAAGCGAAAAATATGGTACAAACGTTTACCTAAAACGCGAAGATTTAAACCATACAGGCGCCCATAAAATCAATAACGCTCTCGGACAAGTTTTACTTGCCAAAAAGCTAGGAAAAAAGAGAATTATTGCCGAAACAGGAGCTGGTCAACACGGCGTGGCGACAGCTACAGCTTGCGCTTTGATGAATTTGGAATGCATCGTTTACATGGGCGAGGTTGACATTGCAAGACAAGCTCCCAACGTTGCCAGAATGAAAATGCTCGGCGCAAAAGTTGTCCCTGCAACTTCAGGTTCTAAAACTTTGAAAGATGCTGTAAATGAAGCTTTAAGAGACTGGATTAACAACGCTACTACTACCCATTACATCATAGGAAGTGTTGTAGGTCCGCACCCTTTTCCAGATTTGGTCGCGAGATTTCAAAGTGTGATTTCTGAGGAAATTAAATGGCAATTAAAAGAAAAAATCGGAAGAGAAAATCCTGATTATGTCATCGCTTGTGTTGGTGGCGGAAGCAATGCTGCAGGAACTTTTTACCATTTTGTAGATGAACCGAGTGTGAAAATTATCGCAGCAGAAGCGGGCGGTTTTGGAGTAAGTTCTGGGAAATCTGCTGCAACCACTTTCTTGGGAACTACAGGTGTTTTACACGGCAGCAAAAGCATTGTGATGCAAACCAATGACGGACAAGTAATCGAGCCGCATTCTATTTCTGCAGGATTAGATTATCCGGGTATTGGACCTTTTCACGCGAATTTGTTTAAAAATAATCGTGCAGAATTTTTCAGTATTAATGATGATGAAGCGCTAGAATCTGCTTTTGAACTCACAAGGCTAGAAGGCATCATTCCTGCTTTGGAAAGCTCTCACGCATTGCACGTTCTGAAAAAGAAAAACTTTCAAAAAGATGATGTGGTAGTCATTTGTTTGAGTGGACGTGGCGACAAAGATATGGAAACGTATCTGAAAAAATTAGAAACTGAAAACCTTTAA
- a CDS encoding PhzF family phenazine biosynthesis protein: protein MSQKIYQIDAFADALFSGNPAAVCPLENWLDADIMQKIAAENNLAETAFTVSVENGYEIRWFTPEVEVDLCGHATLASAYTLMNFEGFSGEKINFFSRNSGTLTVTKNGDFLTLDFPVDQLQKVEDLSIFEKCFAYQPIEAYQGKTDYLLIFENEHQIQNIEPNIPEIAKINARGIIVSSISENFDFVSRFFGPNCGVNEDPVTGSAHTTLTPFWAEKLGKTKLTAKQISKRGGVLECELKNDRILIGGKCKAYLKGKIFI from the coding sequence ATGAGCCAAAAAATATATCAAATAGATGCTTTTGCAGACGCTTTATTTTCAGGAAATCCTGCTGCGGTTTGTCCATTAGAAAATTGGTTAGATGCAGATATAATGCAAAAAATAGCAGCCGAAAATAATTTAGCAGAAACTGCTTTCACAGTTTCTGTAGAAAATGGTTATGAAATCAGATGGTTTACGCCAGAAGTAGAAGTAGATTTATGTGGACACGCCACTTTGGCATCCGCTTATACATTGATGAATTTTGAAGGATTTTCAGGAGAAAAAATCAACTTCTTTTCTAGAAATAGCGGAACGCTTACCGTAACTAAAAACGGAGATTTTTTAACCTTAGATTTTCCTGTAGACCAACTCCAAAAAGTAGAAGACTTATCTATTTTCGAAAAATGCTTTGCGTATCAACCTATTGAAGCTTATCAAGGAAAAACTGATTATTTATTGATTTTTGAAAACGAACATCAAATTCAAAATATAGAACCCAACATTCCTGAAATTGCAAAAATTAATGCAAGAGGTATTATTGTAAGTTCGATTTCAGAAAATTTTGATTTTGTATCCAGATTTTTCGGACCAAACTGCGGTGTAAACGAAGATCCTGTTACAGGTTCTGCTCACACAACATTAACTCCTTTTTGGGCAGAAAAATTGGGTAAAACTAAACTTACTGCAAAACAAATTTCAAAACGTGGTGGCGTTTTAGAATGTGAATTAAAGAACGATAGAATTCTCATCGGTGGAAAGTGCAAAGCGTACTTGAAAGGCAAAATATTCATCTAA
- the trpA gene encoding tryptophan synthase subunit alpha — protein sequence MKKLNIYFTAGIPTLEDTAEIMKTIQNSGADMMEIGMPYSDPVADGPVIQGAHELALSNGMTIAKLFSQLKSVKDEIKIPVILMGYINPVLSFGFEKFCEECANSGVSGLIIPDLPPIEFERNYQPILEKYGLNFTFLVTPETSEKRIQYLDSLSSGFLYAVSSSSTTGNENKEVKNDEYLNKLASIKLKNPVMIGFGIKNKTDFEQVTEKSQGGIIGTAFVKILLENKDWKEKAEAFIKSIK from the coding sequence ATGAAAAAATTAAATATATATTTTACTGCGGGAATTCCCACTTTGGAAGATACTGCAGAAATCATGAAAACCATCCAAAACTCTGGCGCAGATATGATGGAAATCGGGATGCCTTATTCTGATCCGGTTGCAGATGGCCCTGTTATTCAAGGCGCACACGAATTGGCGCTTTCTAACGGAATGACCATCGCTAAACTTTTTTCTCAACTGAAATCGGTGAAAGATGAAATAAAAATTCCCGTGATTTTAATGGGTTACATTAACCCTGTTTTAAGTTTTGGATTCGAAAAATTCTGCGAAGAATGTGCCAATTCTGGAGTTTCAGGATTAATTATTCCAGATTTGCCTCCAATTGAATTTGAAAGAAATTATCAACCCATTTTAGAGAAATATGGATTGAATTTTACTTTTTTAGTCACTCCAGAAACTTCGGAAAAACGCATTCAATATTTAGATTCTTTGAGTTCAGGATTTCTTTACGCTGTTTCTAGTTCTTCAACTACAGGAAACGAAAACAAAGAGGTTAAAAATGATGAATACTTAAATAAATTGGCTTCCATCAAACTGAAAAATCCTGTAATGATTGGTTTCGGAATTAAAAACAAAACTGATTTCGAGCAAGTTACAGAAAAATCACAAGGCGGAATTATAGGAACTGCTTTTGTGAAAATTCTTTTAGAAAATAAAGATTGGAAAGAAAAAGCGGAAGCTTTCATCAAATCTATCAAATAA
- the hisIE gene encoding bifunctional phosphoribosyl-AMP cyclohydrolase/phosphoribosyl-ATP diphosphatase HisIE: MNLDYEKSGGLIPAIIQDETTLQVLMLGFMNEEALKLTEETGKVHFFSRTKDRIWLKGESSENYLYVKSIEKDCDDDTLLIKVKPTNVVCHTGNFSCFGEKDTKGFLYELESIINQRIDENVEGSYTSKLYQRGINKVAQKVGEEAVELVIEAKDNNDDLFKNEAADLLYHFLILLKAKNFKLKDIEEVLRGRH; this comes from the coding sequence ATGAATTTAGATTACGAAAAATCAGGAGGTTTAATTCCTGCAATCATACAAGACGAAACCACATTACAAGTGTTAATGCTAGGTTTTATGAATGAAGAAGCTCTAAAATTAACAGAAGAAACGGGGAAAGTTCACTTTTTTAGCAGAACCAAAGATAGAATTTGGTTAAAAGGAGAATCTTCTGAAAATTATTTATATGTAAAAAGCATCGAAAAAGACTGTGATGATGATACTTTACTGATTAAAGTAAAGCCTACGAATGTGGTTTGTCATACTGGTAATTTCAGTTGTTTTGGAGAAAAAGATACCAAAGGTTTTCTGTATGAATTAGAATCGATTATCAACCAAAGAATTGATGAAAATGTAGAAGGTTCTTATACTTCAAAACTTTATCAAAGAGGCATCAATAAAGTAGCTCAAAAAGTAGGAGAGGAAGCAGTAGAATTGGTAATTGAGGCGAAAGATAATAACGATGACTTGTTCAAAAACGAAGCAGCAGATTTATTGTATCACTTTTTAATTTTATTGAAGGCTAAAAATTTCAAATTAAAAGACATTGAAGAAGTTTTGAGAGGAAGACATTAA
- the hisF gene encoding imidazole glycerol phosphate synthase subunit HisF — translation MLKKRIIPCLDIKDGRTVKGVNFVGLIDAGNPVELAKRYVDEGADELVFLDITATHENRKTLVQLVEKIAEEINIPFTVGGGISEISDVDNLLKAGADKISINSSAVKNPNLIKTFADKFGSQCVVVAIDSKQFGDEDYVFVNGGRIKTDYKTHNWAKKVEELGAGEILLTSMDFDGTKQGFDVRLLNEISQIVNIPIIASGGAGKIEDFTEVFNETKATGALAASIFHFGEIKINDLKQVLKQQNIAIR, via the coding sequence ATGCTCAAGAAAAGAATTATTCCTTGTTTGGATATAAAAGACGGAAGAACGGTAAAAGGCGTTAATTTTGTGGGGTTGATTGATGCAGGAAACCCTGTGGAATTGGCAAAAAGATATGTAGATGAAGGTGCAGATGAATTGGTTTTTCTGGATATTACGGCAACTCACGAAAACCGTAAAACCCTAGTGCAATTGGTGGAAAAAATTGCAGAGGAAATCAATATTCCGTTTACTGTTGGTGGTGGTATTTCAGAAATTTCTGATGTTGACAATCTTTTGAAAGCGGGTGCAGATAAAATCAGCATCAATTCTTCGGCGGTGAAAAATCCTAATTTAATTAAAACTTTTGCAGATAAATTCGGGAGTCAATGCGTAGTGGTGGCGATAGATTCTAAACAATTTGGAGACGAAGATTACGTTTTTGTGAATGGCGGAAGAATAAAAACAGACTATAAAACCCACAATTGGGCGAAAAAAGTAGAAGAATTAGGCGCAGGCGAAATTCTGTTGACTTCCATGGATTTTGATGGAACCAAACAAGGTTTCGATGTGAGATTGCTCAATGAAATTTCACAAATCGTCAATATTCCCATTATCGCTTCTGGAGGTGCAGGAAAAATTGAAGATTTCACAGAAGTTTTTAATGAAACCAAAGCTACAGGAGCTTTAGCAGCAAGTATTTTCCACTTTGGAGAAATTAAAATAAACGATTTAAAACAAGTTTTAAAACAACAAAATATTGCCATAAGATGA
- the hisA gene encoding 1-(5-phosphoribosyl)-5-[(5-phosphoribosylamino)methylideneamino]imidazole-4-carboxamide isomerase, with translation MRIIPAIDIIDGKCVRLSKGDYDTKKIYNENPVEVAKEFEDFGIQYLHLVDLDGAKAKKIINQKVIENIAKNTNLIIDFGGGIRSEEDLQKAFDSGAKKVTLGSIAVVNPELCLAWLEQFGAEKLILGADCLDRKIKTSGWLENSETDVVNFIKEYQKKGFREVVCTDISKDGMLQGPSTALYQEIIDNSTIELIASGGISNIDDVQKMKEIGCAGTIIGKAIYEGRISLEQLSKI, from the coding sequence ATGAGAATTATTCCTGCAATAGATATCATCGACGGAAAGTGTGTAAGACTTTCTAAAGGTGATTATGATACCAAAAAAATATACAACGAAAATCCTGTTGAAGTAGCCAAAGAATTTGAAGACTTCGGGATTCAATATTTGCATTTAGTAGATTTAGACGGTGCAAAAGCTAAGAAAATCATCAATCAAAAAGTAATTGAAAACATCGCTAAAAATACCAATCTTATCATCGATTTCGGAGGCGGAATTCGTTCTGAAGAAGATTTGCAAAAAGCTTTTGATAGTGGTGCAAAAAAGGTAACTTTAGGAAGTATTGCTGTGGTAAATCCAGAGTTGTGTTTGGCTTGGTTAGAGCAATTTGGTGCTGAAAAATTGATTTTGGGAGCAGATTGTTTGGATAGAAAAATCAAAACTTCGGGTTGGTTAGAAAATTCTGAAACAGATGTGGTAAATTTCATCAAAGAATATCAGAAGAAAGGCTTCAGAGAAGTGGTTTGTACCGATATTTCAAAAGACGGAATGCTACAAGGTCCATCCACAGCATTGTATCAAGAAATTATAGATAATTCAACGATTGAACTCATTGCAAGTGGTGGAATTTCGAACATAGATGATGTACAAAAAATGAAAGAAATTGGTTGTGCTGGAACCATTATTGGTAAAGCGATTTATGAAGGAAGAATTTCTTTAGAACAACTGTCAAAAATTTAA